Within Bifidobacterium dentium JCM 1195 = DSM 20436, the genomic segment CCACGAAGGTGCCGTCGTGCAGCCGATGGTAGCGACGTCTGCGCCGATAACTGTCAAGCAGTGCACCGACCTCGTTCATCGGTACTTCGTCGGCGATCGGCGAAATCTCGACAAGGTTCGATTCGACCGACAACCCGACCTTGACGCTCGGCTTCGACGGAGACATCAAGCCGTCGAAGGCGGCAGTGGAGAACACCTGACCCATCGATTTGAGAATCTCCACACCTTCGGTGATCAGCAGCAGAATGGCGTCTTCATCCTCTTCCCTGACACGCGCCGGATCGGTGGCGCTCCATGTCGGAAACAGCTGACGCGCCACTTGCACAGCGAGCGTCTCACATTCCTGATCGCGCTTGACCAGCGAAGCCTTGGATGTGGAGTCGGGGTTGACGACGCCACGCAACTCCTTGGCTGCGGGGACCAGCTGAAATACGAAGTCCCCATATCGTGCCACGACTTCACAGGTCATTCCGTACAGGTCACGGTCCAGATAATATTCAATCCGGCATTCCGCACCGATCGCATAGGCGACTTCCTGCGGCACATGCAAGCCGATGCCGGCGTCGGCGAGCGCGGGAAGTATGGTGCGTGCGAACATGGGCCAGTCCTCTTCGGCGATGAATACGCCGTCCGGATCGCCTACGCATAGTGAGGAGAGCTGGCCGAATGCCGGTTCCATTGCGGCGGAGCAACGGTAGAGTGCGGTATCTGCGTAGCCATTGGTCTGGGCGCAGATCATATAACGGCTGTGTTGGCCCGTTACCGTGCCCATGATCACCTTGTCGGCGATGATGCGTATGCCGCGATCTTCACCGTGACGTTCGTACGATACGTTGAAGCCGAACGCCGGATTTCCTTCGATGATGTTGAGTTCGCCGGCATGGCTCAGTCCGGAGGCGACCATGATGGACGTGGGCTTGTGTTGCGCCGGCCCTGCGATGTCGTCAGTCTCCATGGCATGCGTGTTCTCCGATGCCTCTCCGTTTGGGAGGGGTAATGGCAATGCGTCGTGCAGGTCGAGCAGGTCACAGACCTCCCAATCGGTGAGGAGCAGGTCTCTTTGCACGGTTACGGCATCACCGTAGGAGTATCGGTTTTGCATCTGTGAGATGGCACGTGTAGCGAGTACTCGGTTGAGCAATGTCAGGACGCTTTGCGAGAACCGGTCGAGCATATCCGGCGTATGGGTGAAGGCCAGCTTACGCCCATATGATTCATAGGCTCCCGTTCGCATGTTGGATACGAATCTCGAGATGTTTCTCAGAACGTACGAGGTGTTGTCGTGGCCGATGCGCAGGCTCAGCGACCAGGTCGTTCCTTCGGTGAGCGTGATCGTCGGTTCAAGATGCACGCTGCCCGGCAGCACGATGGCCGGGCCGTCGTTGTGGGAACCGCCCGCTTTGCCATGGTGGTCGGGCGCCAGCCATCCTTGTTCTTCGCCCAATCGCTGTTTCGCATTGGCGATGCGTTTAAGCAGGTCGAGCTGGGAGTCCTTGTTCGACGTATGTCGTTCGGCATCGATTCGCCTCATGTAGTCGGCGATGTATCGTGGGGTGGCATTGCCCGGCTGGTAGCCGTGGAAACGTTCCGGGGTTTGCACGAACAGCATGATCATTGCGGCGAGGTGCTTGCACATGCCGGTATAGCGGGATCCGGTTCCAGCGGAACGTCCGTCGGCGCTTCGACGGGATCTCCGGCCGAAGCCGTGTGGGCTTTGGTAGGCGTCGGCATCATCGTTGCCGTCGTCCACGTGACCGAATGCGGGTTCCCTGCCGAAATCGTCGTAATCGGCATCCTCGTAATCGTAGATTTCGTCGTCATCGGAGAAACTACGATAGCCGAAGCTGTCGCGGTATCCTCTGTCGTGAGCGGAATCGGCGCCTGCGAAGGCAGGGCAGCTGCAGTAGCGTGCGAGCAGCAGCTGGTCGCCCATATCGACGGTGGCTTGCACCGTGTAGTTGCTGGAAGGCGAAGTGGTGCCGCGTACGGAGGCGCTCAGTGTGATACGGTCCGCTTCAGGATCGTTCAGACAGTACAGATCCCGCATCTTGGCGCGCCATTGGTTGGTGATGCCGCGGGCACGCTGAAGCACCGCCGTGTTGCATTCGCTATGCAGTTCGTCGGAAAGCCACGTGAGTTCGCCTGGCACTTTTCGCCTTTCGCCTCGCTCTGCCATTATGTTGTCGACGGTGCCGCCGTTATCTGGAGCGCTTGGTCAGCGGCTCCCATGGGTCAAGTTCCACCGGCTCCGCGGTAAGCAGCGAACGGGTGGCTTCATCGAGGTATTCCTTGCGGATGATGATCTCAGTCACATAGCGGTCGAACCATGCGTCGGACGCCACGTAGTATCCGTCGTCGCCGTTGTCTTTGCCCCAGCTGTTTTCGACCTTCCAACGGTTCGGTCTGCCGTCGCCGTCAAGGTTCACGCCGGTGAAGGTCATGGCGTGGTTGCTCGGAGAATCGCCGTATTCAAGGCCTTGCGCCTTATCGAAGGTGAATTCGGTGCCGAACAGTTGGTCCACGCGCACACTGTCGCGGTCGAAGTATCCCGCGGAACGCAGGGAGAACTGCGTGCAGTCGCAGGCGAACCAGATCGGATGCCCGGCGCTGATCTGATCGATGGCCGCCTTCTTGAACGCGTCGAGCGGCACGTTGATGAATTCCATGTCACCCGCCTCAGCGACGTTCGCGGTGAAACGGATGCGGTAGCGCGTATTGAATGAGCGGGATTCCATCGGAACGTTGCATAGGGTGACCAGGTCGTTCACGTCGAGCGGCACGTACTTCCTATAGAATTCGATCGGAGTGATGCCGAATTCGCGAATCTGCCTGCGCTCGTCCTTGCCGGATTTCGGTTTGTCAGCCTTCTTGTCGGAACCTATCCCGTCGGAACCGGCGTCCTTCTTATCGTCGTCACTGGTGCGCACCAGAAAATCGAATGTCTCCGGCGGCTCGCCCAACGCAATCGCGCACATGCGGTATACGGTCGACATGTCCTCGTTTTTCAGCGTACGAAGCTCGTCGATCGGCGTACCGGCCGCATGCCTATCACGCAGATCGGCCGCGAACTCACGTAGTTTGGAGTTGAGATACTGTTTGAAGGCGTCGGAATCCTTGGAATTCGCGGACTCCGGGTATGCGTTCTTCGGAACGAGCCCGTACTTGTTCACCAAGGCGGCGAACATTTGCCACCAGCCGCCATCATCGGCCGGACCATCGTTGATCTCCTGAAAGATACGGCTATCGGTCGGCTCATCGAGTGTGGCGAGCACGTTTTCCAGATACGTGTTGGATTTCTCCATCGCATCCCAGAAGAACAGGTATGTTTCCGAGAATTCGAAGTCGTCGAGGTTCCACGTATGCATGAGCTCGTAGCGCAGCGTGTTGAGCGAGGCGAACATCCAGCAACGGCCGGAACGACGCTGGTTGGTGATTGACCCCTGTTTCAGCTCGATGGAAAAGTCACGCGGCAGCGAGCGCTGTCCCTTGTAGTCGGTGGCCGCTTCGAGTACGCCGGCGGAGACGGCCGCATTGGCGGCCACGAGGTTGGCCCGATCGGAGTTGAAGTCTTTGGCGTACCGTTTGAGCAGTTGTCTGTCGATTGCCTTTTCGTTGGTGTCATTGGATTCGATCATGCCGTTGATTGTCGTCGTATGCCCCGACTTGCGGCGGGCGGCGGCCACATGAATGTGACCTTCGCACCTGTAGTCGTCGGAGGAGCTCAGGATTCTCCGCTGGTAGGCAGTCGCGGAACGTGCCACGGAATTTCAGGTCATGCCAGACTGCGGGGTCTGCGGTCATCGATTTTCGCTTTCGATTCGTTCGATGGCGCATTCCAGATCGCGCAATCTGCAGCGTAGCTCTGATTCCACGTCGACGCCATTGCGCTGGGCGTCACGCAGTATCGCGATGATCCGGTCGGCGTACTGGTGGTCGTGGCCGGTATCGGACGGCTGCGACTCGACGGTGTATGCCTGTTCGAGTTGGGTCCGGTTCGCTGATTTGGCGACGCGTGAAACGACTTTGGCGGCTCTTGGCAGTGCGCCTTGGGCGTGTGAGATACCTTCGAGCACCGACTTGCGTTGCTTCTCCTTCTGTTTCATCCTCTCCCATAATTGCAGCGTCTCTTCAGCGGACTTCGGAGCATCCGATTCCGTTGCAACCGCATCATCGGGCATGAATACGTGCGGATGGCGGGTGATGAGCTTGTCGACCAAGCGGTCGCATACCTCATCGATGCCGAATGGATCGGTCTCGTCATGCGCGCACACCTGTGCCTGGAACACGGATTGCAGGAGCATATCGCCCAGTTCCTCGCGCATGTTCTCGCGGTCGTCGGTTTCGACCGCGTCGATGTACTCATAGGTTTCCTCGAGCAGAGGTTTGAGCAGGGATCGGTTCGTCTGCGAACCGTCCCACGGGCAGCCGCCCGGCTCGTGCAGTATTCGCACCACGGCCTTGACACGATCCAAGGCGGAGACCGCTTCGATTACCGGATTCAGCTTTGAGCAATACTCGAATCCTTCGGGAAGTTCGTACGCGTCACATGCAGCTTGAGTCATAACGCCGATTCTTGCCGCACGTCCCGACCGAATCATCACTGCCGCCGCTTTCATGCCGATGCGTGCCTTCATGCGGAATCAGTCTACGATGACTTCAGGGAACATGAGATGAGAAAGAGGAACCCGTGCGTTACCACAATGCAGTAATACGTCGTCTGATTGCCGTGAGCATGGCTTGTCTGCTGTCGATCGGCTTCGCCGCAGGCTATCATGCCGACTACTCCATGGCCGCAGAGGCTACCGATGATACCGGCGCCGGCGAGCTCGCCACCGATGTACTTGACACACTTACCGTCAAGGGTCGTGCGCCGAAGACCGGGTACAAGCGGGCACAGTTCGGTGAAGCCTGGAAGGATGTCGACCATAACGGATGCGATACACGCAATGACATTCTTAACCGTGATTTGACGAAAGTAAAGCATAAATCGCATACGCAGGATTGCGTGGTCAAATCCGGCAAGCTGCAGGACCCGTATACCGGTAAGGAAATCAAGTTTAAGAAAGGCGCGAAAACCTCTACCGCCGTGCAAATCGACCATGTGGTTTCCTTAAGCAACGCCTGGCAGAAGGGCGCACAGAAGCTTAGTAAGAGCAAG encodes:
- a CDS encoding DEAD/DEAH box helicase encodes the protein MAERGERRKVPGELTWLSDELHSECNTAVLQRARGITNQWRAKMRDLYCLNDPEADRITLSASVRGTTSPSSNYTVQATVDMGDQLLLARYCSCPAFAGADSAHDRGYRDSFGYRSFSDDDEIYDYEDADYDDFGREPAFGHVDDGNDDADAYQSPHGFGRRSRRSADGRSAGTGSRYTGMCKHLAAMIMLFVQTPERFHGYQPGNATPRYIADYMRRIDAERHTSNKDSQLDLLKRIANAKQRLGEEQGWLAPDHHGKAGGSHNDGPAIVLPGSVHLEPTITLTEGTTWSLSLRIGHDNTSYVLRNISRFVSNMRTGAYESYGRKLAFTHTPDMLDRFSQSVLTLLNRVLATRAISQMQNRYSYGDAVTVQRDLLLTDWEVCDLLDLHDALPLPLPNGEASENTHAMETDDIAGPAQHKPTSIMVASGLSHAGELNIIEGNPAFGFNVSYERHGEDRGIRIIADKVIMGTVTGQHSRYMICAQTNGYADTALYRCSAAMEPAFGQLSSLCVGDPDGVFIAEEDWPMFARTILPALADAGIGLHVPQEVAYAIGAECRIEYYLDRDLYGMTCEVVARYGDFVFQLVPAAKELRGVVNPDSTSKASLVKRDQECETLAVQVARQLFPTWSATDPARVREEDEDAILLLITEGVEILKSMGQVFSTAAFDGLMSPSKPSVKVGLSVESNLVEISPIADEVPMNEVGALLDSYRRRRRYHRLHDGTFVDLRDADLGELDRIASDLDLTGTQLDGGTIAIPGYQAFLLDAQVPDERKNASFTSYVNDVKIIDPSRYEVPQALRNVLRPYQAEGFRWLSTLWDKGFGGILADEMGLGKSVQLLALVEARKGNGPTLIVCPASLVYNWAAECEKFTADLTVEVVAGTKTERRNVLRRLRAMAKSESSSSSVSEASSESEDGPDILITSYDLLRRDIDEYAGCRFACMVLDEAQYIKNHATKVAKVVKQVNAAHRFALTGTPIENRLSELWSIFDFLMPGLLGTYTRFRERYEQPILAPGPEQSVMADKLRALVGLFIKRRLKKDVLTDLPDKFENVVTVKLAGEQRKLYAAHEQRLRAALTKTRDADFNTSRIRILAEFTLLRELCCDPRLVYADAKNGSAKLEAIDDLVANCMDEGKKVLIFSQFTSFLDLIGVRLAEHGVAFHAITGETPKRKRVELVDEFNGDDAPVFLISLKAGNTGLNLVGASVVIHADPWWNEAAQNQATDRAHRIGQTQDVNVYRIVAKDTIEERMLKLQRDKSRLARQFTDGGASGGVGSLTKDDLLDLLS
- a CDS encoding C1 family peptidase, translating into MIESNDTNEKAIDRQLLKRYAKDFNSDRANLVAANAAVSAGVLEAATDYKGQRSLPRDFSIELKQGSITNQRRSGRCWMFASLNTLRYELMHTWNLDDFEFSETYLFFWDAMEKSNTYLENVLATLDEPTDSRIFQEINDGPADDGGWWQMFAALVNKYGLVPKNAYPESANSKDSDAFKQYLNSKLREFAADLRDRHAAGTPIDELRTLKNEDMSTVYRMCAIALGEPPETFDFLVRTSDDDKKDAGSDGIGSDKKADKPKSGKDERRQIREFGITPIEFYRKYVPLDVNDLVTLCNVPMESRSFNTRYRIRFTANVAEAGDMEFINVPLDAFKKAAIDQISAGHPIWFACDCTQFSLRSAGYFDRDSVRVDQLFGTEFTFDKAQGLEYGDSPSNHAMTFTGVNLDGDGRPNRWKVENSWGKDNGDDGYYVASDAWFDRYVTEIIIRKEYLDEATRSLLTAEPVELDPWEPLTKRSR
- a CDS encoding MazG nucleotide pyrophosphohydrolase domain-containing protein: MKARIGMKAAAVMIRSGRAARIGVMTQAACDAYELPEGFEYCSKLNPVIEAVSALDRVKAVVRILHEPGGCPWDGSQTNRSLLKPLLEETYEYIDAVETDDRENMREELGDMLLQSVFQAQVCAHDETDPFGIDEVCDRLVDKLITRHPHVFMPDDAVATESDAPKSAEETLQLWERMKQKEKQRKSVLEGISHAQGALPRAAKVVSRVAKSANRTQLEQAYTVESQPSDTGHDHQYADRIIAILRDAQRNGVDVESELRCRLRDLECAIERIESENR